Sequence from the Deltaproteobacteria bacterium genome:
ATCCGTTCGATGTCGTCTCCAATCCCGAGTTCCTCAAAGAGGGCGCCGCGATCGAGGACTTCATGAAGCCCGACCGCGTAGTCATCGGCAGCAGCAGCGAACGGGCAACGGAGCTGATGAAGGAGCTGTACGGCCCCTTCGTGCGCAACGAAAACCCCATCCTGACCATGGCGCCGGCGAGCGCCGAGATGACCAAGTACGCCGCCAACGCCATGCTGGCGGCGCGCATTTCGCTGATGAACGAGATCGCCAACCTCTGCGAGCGCGTCGGCGCCGATGTCAGCGACGTGCGCCGCGGCATCGGCTCGGACCGCCGCATCGGCCATCACTTCCTGTTCCCCGGTGTCGGCTACGGTGGCTCGTGCTTCCCCAAGGACGTCAAGGCGGTGATTCGCACCGCCGAGGCGCAGGGGCTCGACTTCGCCATGCTGCGCGCGGTCGAAGCCGTCAATGAGCGCCAGAAGCGCACGATGGTGGCCAAGATCACGCAGCACTTCGGCGAGTACCTGCGCGGCATGCGCTTCGCCGTCTGGGGCTTGGCCTTCAAGCCGCGCACCGACGACATGCGCGAAGCCCCCGCCGTGCCGGTGATCGAAGCGTTGCTGCAAGCCGGGGCCGACGTGCACGCGCATGATCCGGAGGCGCTGGCCGAGGCGCGCAAGATCTTCGGCGAACGCATCAAGTACCACCGCGTCAACTATGAGGCCTTGGACCACGCCGATGCGCTGTTGATCATGACCGAATGGAACGAGTTCCGCCGGCCGGACTTCGAACGGATGCGCCAGCTGATGAAACATCCGGTAGTCTTTGACGGCCGTAACCTCTACGAGCCCAGCGAGATGCGCCAACTCGGCTTCATCTACTATTCGGTGGGCCGCCTCCCGGTTACGCCGTGAGCCCGCAACGCATCCTCATCACCGGCGGTGCCGGCTTCATCGGCTCGCATCTCGCCGATCGCTTGCTGGCCGACGGCCACACCGTCATCGCCATCGATAACCTGTCCACCGGCCATCCCCGCAACATCGCGCACCTGGTCGGGCACGAACGCTTCTCCTTCATCAAACACAACGTCGTCGACTTCATCTACGTCGAAGGACCGCTCGACGCCATCTTGCACCTGGCCTCGTTGCCGAGCCCGGTCGATTACCTGCAACAGCCCATCCCCACGCTCAAGGTCGGTGCCTTGGGTTCGCACAAGGCCCTGGGCTTGGCGCGCGCCAAGCAAGCAAAGTTCCTGCTGGCTTCGACCTCGGAGGTATACGGCGATCCCCAGGTGCACCCGCAGCCCGAGACTTACTGGGGCAACGTTAACCCCATCGGCCCGCGCGGCGTGTACGACGAATCGAAACGCTTCGCCGAGTCGATGACCATGGCCTACCATCGCTACCACGGCATCGACACGCGGATTTGCCGGATCTTCAACACCTACGGGCCGCGCATGCGGCCGGACGACGGCCGCGTGGTCACCAACTTCATCGCCCAAGCGCTACGCGGGCAGCCGCTCACGGTCTACGACGACGGCTCGCGCACGCGCAGCTTCTGCTACGTCAGCGACCTGGTCGACGGCATCGTGCGCTTGCTCAACAGCGCCGAGAGCGAGCCGGTGAACCTCGGTAACCCCAGCGAGATGACCGTGCTCGACTTCGCCAAGCTGATCCAACGACTCACCGGAACGCAATCGCAAATCGTGTTCGTGACGCCCAATGACGAGCGCACCAAGGACGATCCCAACATCCGCCAGCCCGACATCAGCAAGGCCCGCCGCGTCTTGCAGTGGGAGCCGAAGGTGGGGGTGGAGGAAGGCCTGCTGCGTACCATCGAGTACTTCCGCCAGTTGCTCGGCCAGGATCGTGCATGAAAATACTGGTCACCGGCGGCGCCGGCTTCATCGCTTCACACATCGTTGACGCCTACGTGGCCGCCGGCCACGAGGTGGTGGTGGTTGACGATCTCTCGTCAGGCCGGCGTGAGAACCTCAACCCGCGGGCCAAGTTCGTGCAGCTCGACGTGCAGGATCCCGCCATCGGGGAAGTGTTCGCGCGCGAGCGGCCGCAGGTGCTCAACCACCACGCGGCGCAGATGGACGTGCGGCGCTCGGTGGCGGACCCGGTTTTTGATGCCCGCGTCAATATCGTCGGCTTGCTTAACTTGATGGAACACGGGCGCCGCCACGGCCTGCAGCGGGTCGTCCTCGCCTCCACTGGAGGCGCGATCTACGGCGAGCAGGAAGCCTTTCCGGCGCCGGAGAGCCATCCGCTGGCGCCGGTGAGCCCGTACGGCGTCGCCAAGCTGGCCAGCGAGCGCTACTTGTTCTTTTACGCCACCGCCTACGGCATTCCCTACCTGGCGTGCCGCTACGCCAACGTTTACGGCCCGCGTCAGAATCCTCACGGCGAGGCCGGCGTGGTGGCTATCTTTGCGGAGAAACTGCTGCGCGGTGAACAGCCGATCATCAACGGCGACGGCACCCAAACGCGCGACTACGTCTTTGTCGGCGATCTGGTGCGCGCCAACCTCGCTGCCCTCACCACCGATTACTGCGGTGCGCTCAATTTCGGCACCGGCCGTGAAACCGACGTGAGCGTACTCTACGAGCACTTGCGCGGGCTCTGCGGCGCAGCGGCGCCGGCCGAGCACGGGCCCGCCAAGCCCGGCGAGCAGCGCCGCAGTGTCATCGATGCCGCCGCCGCTGCGCGCGTGCTCGGCTGGCGGCCCCAGGTGGCGCTCGCCGACGGGCTGCGCCAGACGGTGGCGTGGTTCCGCGACCGGGGTGGACAGCATTAGTGCCGGCCTTGAAACCACCGCGGCACGCCGATACACGCAGGTAGCGGTGCGGCGTGGCGGCGCTCGGGCGCGCGCGGGGTGCGCCGGCCACGGTTGCTCAATTCATGGATCTGCAATTCATTCGTAACTTCTCGATCGTCGCCCACATCGACCACGGCAAGTCGACGCTGGCGGATCGACTGCTGGAGTTCACCGGCGCGATCAGCGAGCGCGAACGCCAGGCGCAAATCCTCGACAGCATGGAGCTCGAACGCGAGCGCGGCATCACCATCAAAGCCAGCGCCGTGCGCTTGCGCTACCAGGGGCGCGACGGCCAAAGCTACCAGCTCAACCTGATCGATACCCCGGGCCACGTTGATTTCGCCTACGAAGTCTCCCGCAGCTTGGCGGCCTGCGAAGGCGCTTTGCTGGTGGTCGACGCCTCGCAGGGCGTGGAGGCCCAAACCGTCGCCAATGCTTACCTCGCCATCGACAACGACCTGACCGTGTTGCCGGTGCTGAACAAGATCGATCTGCCCAGTGCCGAGCCCGCGCGGGTGGCGGCGGAGATCGAGGAAATCATCGGGCTCGACGCTCACGACGCGGTACAGACCAGCGCCAAGAGCGGGATCGGGACCGAAGACGTCCTAGAAGCCATCGTGCACCGCATTCCGGCCCCCAGCGGCGACCCGCAGGCGCCGTTGAAGGGGTTGATCTTCGATAGCTGGTTCGATCCCTATCACGGGGCGGTGGTGCTGGTACGGGTGTTCGACGGCTGCGTGCAGCCCGGCCTGCGCATTCAGATGATGACCACCGGCGCCGAGTTTGAGGTAACGCGCGTCGGCGTCTTCTCGCCTCGTGCCACGCCGGTGGATGCGCTCAGTGCGGGCGAGGTCGGGTTTGTGATGGCGGGCATCAAGGACATCCGCCAGACCAGCATCGGCGACACGATCACCGCGGCGGCGCGGCCCACCGCCGTGCCGTTTCCCGGCTTCAAGGCGGTCAAGCCGATGGTCTTCAGCGGCCTCTATCCCGCCGACACCACCCAGTACGGCCCGCTGCGTGAGGCGATGGAGAAGTTGCGCCTGAACGATTCCTCGTTCACCTATGAGCCCGAGACCTCGGTGGCGCTGGGGTTCGGCTTTCGCTGCGGCTTCCTCGGCCTGCTGCACATGGACGTCATTCGCGAGCGCCTGGAGCGGGAATTCAACCTCACCCTGATCACCACCGCACCGACGGTGGCCTATCGCGTCACCACCATCACCGGCGAGGTGATGATGGTGGACAGCCCGGTGAAACTGCCCG
This genomic interval carries:
- a CDS encoding UDP-glucose/GDP-mannose dehydrogenase family protein, which produces MKVCVVGTGYVGLVAGTCFAESGNDVICVDIDEDKIARLREGRVPIYEPGLEELIKRNVAEKRLSFSTELRDAVRRSLICFIAVGTPQGGDGGADLSAVMRVAAEIAEAMDGYRVIVDKSTVPVGTAERVRQVMASRTAHPFDVVSNPEFLKEGAAIEDFMKPDRVVIGSSSERATELMKELYGPFVRNENPILTMAPASAEMTKYAANAMLAARISLMNEIANLCERVGADVSDVRRGIGSDRRIGHHFLFPGVGYGGSCFPKDVKAVIRTAEAQGLDFAMLRAVEAVNERQKRTMVAKITQHFGEYLRGMRFAVWGLAFKPRTDDMREAPAVPVIEALLQAGADVHAHDPEALAEARKIFGERIKYHRVNYEALDHADALLIMTEWNEFRRPDFERMRQLMKHPVVFDGRNLYEPSEMRQLGFIYYSVGRLPVTP
- a CDS encoding SDR family oxidoreductase is translated as MSPQRILITGGAGFIGSHLADRLLADGHTVIAIDNLSTGHPRNIAHLVGHERFSFIKHNVVDFIYVEGPLDAILHLASLPSPVDYLQQPIPTLKVGALGSHKALGLARAKQAKFLLASTSEVYGDPQVHPQPETYWGNVNPIGPRGVYDESKRFAESMTMAYHRYHGIDTRICRIFNTYGPRMRPDDGRVVTNFIAQALRGQPLTVYDDGSRTRSFCYVSDLVDGIVRLLNSAESEPVNLGNPSEMTVLDFAKLIQRLTGTQSQIVFVTPNDERTKDDPNIRQPDISKARRVLQWEPKVGVEEGLLRTIEYFRQLLGQDRA
- a CDS encoding NAD-dependent epimerase/dehydratase family protein — protein: MKILVTGGAGFIASHIVDAYVAAGHEVVVVDDLSSGRRENLNPRAKFVQLDVQDPAIGEVFARERPQVLNHHAAQMDVRRSVADPVFDARVNIVGLLNLMEHGRRHGLQRVVLASTGGAIYGEQEAFPAPESHPLAPVSPYGVAKLASERYLFFYATAYGIPYLACRYANVYGPRQNPHGEAGVVAIFAEKLLRGEQPIINGDGTQTRDYVFVGDLVRANLAALTTDYCGALNFGTGRETDVSVLYEHLRGLCGAAAPAEHGPAKPGEQRRSVIDAAAAARVLGWRPQVALADGLRQTVAWFRDRGGQH
- the lepA gene encoding elongation factor 4, whose protein sequence is MDLQFIRNFSIVAHIDHGKSTLADRLLEFTGAISERERQAQILDSMELERERGITIKASAVRLRYQGRDGQSYQLNLIDTPGHVDFAYEVSRSLAACEGALLVVDASQGVEAQTVANAYLAIDNDLTVLPVLNKIDLPSAEPARVAAEIEEIIGLDAHDAVQTSAKSGIGTEDVLEAIVHRIPAPSGDPQAPLKGLIFDSWFDPYHGAVVLVRVFDGCVQPGLRIQMMTTGAEFEVTRVGVFSPRATPVDALSAGEVGFVMAGIKDIRQTSIGDTITAAARPTAVPFPGFKAVKPMVFSGLYPADTTQYGPLREAMEKLRLNDSSFTYEPETSVALGFGFRCGFLGLLHMDVIRERLEREFNLTLITTAPTVAYRVTTITGEVMMVDSPVKLPDAQSIATFEEPFILATIHVPETYLGAVLKLCEEKRGQQRELKFFGRGRGCVVYELPLNEIVLDFYDRLKSISKGYASLDYEFLDLRPGDLIKLDVRINGDPVDALSLIIHRERAYPRGRELAEKMKELIPQQMFEVIIQAAIGSKIIARETVRALRKNVTAKCYGGDITRKRKLLEKQKEGKKRMKQVGRVEIPPEAFLAVLKVEA